A part of Gemmatimonadota bacterium genomic DNA contains:
- a CDS encoding cbb3-type cytochrome c oxidase subunit I, translating into MAITEQDVQASEDAPSVNYLNNGYGLKSWLLTRDHKRIAVLYIISISIFFALGGLFASLVRFELMTPEGDLMSSDTYNKVFSMHGIIMVFFFLVPSIPATIGNFLVPIMVGAKDLAFPRVNLLSWYVYVVAGILGTIAVVGGGVDTGWTFYTPYSSTYSNSNVILAAMAAFMAGFSSILTGLNFVVTIHTMRAPGMTWFRLPLFVWSHYATSLIMLLGTPVIAITLVLLMLERGFGFGFFDPNLGGDPVLFQHLFWFYSHPAVYIMILPSMGVMSEMVAAVARKRVFGYEFVAFSSVAIAILGFLVWGHHMFVSSQSTYAGMVFSIITFLVAVPSAIKTFNWTATLYKGSIVYDTHMFYVYGYLGLFLVGGLTGLFLSSMGLDIHLHDTYFVVAHFHYIMVGGQVMGYLGGMHFWWPKITGKMFPDIWGRVSALLVFLGFNLTFFPQFILGYMGMPRRYHVYPDEFQVLNVASSMGASILALGYLVPGAYLTWSLFKGPKAPDNPWGAKGLEWETTSPPPTFNFEETPVVTEEAYEYGPIEEH; encoded by the coding sequence ATGGCAATCACCGAGCAAGATGTTCAAGCGTCTGAAGATGCGCCGAGCGTCAATTATCTGAATAACGGTTATGGACTGAAGTCCTGGTTGTTGACCAGAGACCACAAGCGCATTGCCGTTTTGTACATTATTTCGATTTCCATCTTTTTCGCTCTGGGTGGGTTATTTGCCAGTCTGGTTCGCTTTGAACTGATGACCCCCGAAGGCGATTTGATGTCTTCGGATACTTATAACAAAGTTTTCTCAATGCACGGCATCATCATGGTCTTTTTCTTTTTGGTGCCATCTATCCCCGCAACCATTGGCAACTTTTTAGTCCCCATAATGGTCGGCGCAAAAGATCTGGCTTTTCCGCGCGTCAATCTCTTGAGCTGGTATGTTTATGTCGTTGCGGGAATTTTGGGAACAATTGCCGTAGTTGGAGGCGGCGTTGATACGGGTTGGACTTTTTATACGCCGTACAGCAGCACCTATTCAAATTCAAATGTGATTTTGGCCGCTATGGCCGCTTTCATGGCGGGTTTCTCGTCCATTCTGACGGGCCTCAACTTTGTGGTGACAATCCACACCATGCGCGCGCCGGGGATGACCTGGTTCCGCCTGCCGCTGTTTGTCTGGTCGCATTATGCCACCAGCTTGATCATGCTGTTGGGCACACCCGTTATCGCAATTACACTGGTACTGCTCATGCTCGAGCGAGGGTTTGGATTTGGATTTTTCGATCCGAACCTCGGTGGCGATCCCGTCTTATTCCAGCACTTGTTCTGGTTCTATTCGCATCCAGCCGTTTATATCATGATCTTGCCCTCAATGGGCGTGATGAGCGAAATGGTAGCCGCTGTTGCGCGCAAGCGCGTCTTTGGATATGAATTTGTCGCGTTCTCAAGTGTGGCCATCGCAATTTTGGGCTTCCTGGTGTGGGGCCACCACATGTTTGTGAGCAGCCAATCGACGTATGCCGGCATGGTGTTCTCCATCATCACATTTCTCGTAGCAGTGCCCTCTGCAATCAAAACATTCAACTGGACAGCGACCTTATACAAAGGGTCTATTGTATATGACACCCACATGTTCTACGTATATGGGTATCTGGGCTTATTTTTAGTTGGTGGTTTGACCGGACTATTTTTGTCGAGTATGGGCCTGGATATTCACCTGCACGACACGTATTTTGTGGTGGCGCACTTCCATTATATTATGGTTGGTGGCCAGGTGATGGGATATCTGGGCGGCATGCACTTCTGGTGGCCGAAAATTACGGGTAAAATGTTTCCCGATATTTGGGGACGCGTATCAGCCCTGCTGGTATTTCTCGGTTTTAATCTGACGTTTTTCCCGCAGTTCATTCTGGGGTATATGGGCATGCCGAGGCGTTATCACGTCTATCCCGACGAATTTCAGGTCTTGAATGTGGCATCGTCTATGGGTGCGTCAATTCTGGCTCTGGGATATCTGGTTCCCGGCGCGTATTTGACCTGGTCGCTCTTTAAGGGACCAAAAGCACCTGATAATCCCTGGGGAGCCAAGGGACTGGAGTGGGAAACGACCTCTCCACCGCCCACATTTAATTTTGAAGAAACGCCTGTCGTAACAGAAGAAGCCTATGAGTACGGACCAATAGAGGAGCACTAA
- the coxB gene encoding cytochrome c oxidase subunit II: MQTDFPLFPDQASSFAFHVDALYFGILALCVFFALLVVILVVIFAIKYQRRSDDEVPRQIAGHLGLEIFWTAIPAVLALGVFVWATVLYFHLITPPPNAMEIYVVGKQWMWKLQHPEGKKEINELHVPLGESVRLTMTAEDVLHSFYIPAFRVKKDVVPGRYTNLWFKATQVGSYHLFCAEFCGTEHSRMIGTVHVLEPQDYEAWLTGGTANEPMEVAGERLFEQYACHTCHKMDGTGRGPSLAGLFGKTVALEGGGTALVDEAYIRESILNPSAKIMAGYKPIMPTFKGQISEEGIIQLIAYIKSLKAPELTSME; the protein is encoded by the coding sequence ATGCAGACTGATTTTCCTCTCTTTCCAGACCAAGCTTCGAGTTTTGCCTTTCACGTTGACGCGCTTTATTTTGGCATTTTAGCACTGTGCGTGTTTTTCGCGCTCTTAGTCGTCATTCTGGTGGTTATCTTTGCAATTAAGTATCAGCGCAGGTCGGACGACGAAGTGCCGCGACAAATTGCGGGGCACCTCGGCCTGGAGATATTTTGGACCGCCATTCCGGCTGTGCTCGCACTGGGTGTATTTGTGTGGGCAACCGTATTGTATTTCCATCTAATTACACCCCCGCCAAACGCCATGGAAATATATGTGGTGGGCAAACAGTGGATGTGGAAATTGCAACATCCAGAAGGCAAAAAGGAGATTAACGAATTACACGTACCCCTGGGTGAATCGGTGCGTCTGACCATGACAGCGGAAGATGTATTGCACAGTTTTTATATCCCCGCCTTTCGCGTCAAAAAGGATGTGGTGCCCGGGCGATATACCAATTTGTGGTTTAAAGCGACGCAGGTCGGTTCGTATCATCTGTTTTGCGCCGAATTTTGCGGCACCGAGCATTCGCGTATGATTGGTACAGTACACGTCCTGGAACCCCAAGATTACGAAGCCTGGTTAACTGGCGGGACTGCGAACGAGCCAATGGAAGTAGCCGGAGAAAGATTATTTGAACAATACGCCTGTCACACCTGCCACAAGATGGACGGGACAGGACGCGGTCCATCTCTGGCGGGTCTCTTTGGCAAAACAGTGGCTTTGGAAGGTGGCGGTACTGCATTGGTTGACGAAGCCTATATTCGAGAATCAATTCTGAACCCTTCCGCCAAGATCATGGCAGGATACAAACCCATTATGCCAACTTTCAAAGGTCAGATCAGCGAAGAAGGGATCATTCAGTTAATCGCCTATATCAAATCGCTGAAAGCCCCCGAACTCACGAGCATGGAGTGA
- a CDS encoding SCO family protein has protein sequence MRVLFACITLMCFTRAAWAQDLTPNPTVLDSVGIDQKLGASVPVNLKFRAESGTDVMLARYLDQHPVILVPAYYECPMLCTQILNGLLSGLRPLSLNAGRDFVVVTFSIDPDEYSELAAAKKVNYVDGYGREGGENGWHFLTGDPASIDALTRAIGYRYIYDPETDEYVHASGIAILTPKGKIARYLFGVEFAPRDLQLGLLEAAQDQISSPIDAILLYCFQYNPLTGKYTLAIYRLVRIAGVITVICILTFIFIMVRRERSPLQAN, from the coding sequence ATGCGCGTCTTATTCGCTTGTATCACGCTGATGTGCTTCACCAGGGCCGCGTGGGCACAAGACCTCACGCCGAATCCCACAGTGCTGGATTCCGTTGGGATTGACCAGAAATTGGGCGCATCTGTGCCAGTAAATTTGAAGTTCCGCGCTGAATCGGGCACAGATGTTATGCTGGCGCGATATTTGGATCAGCATCCCGTTATTTTAGTGCCCGCATATTATGAATGCCCCATGTTGTGTACGCAGATTTTGAATGGTTTGTTGTCGGGATTGCGTCCTTTATCTCTCAATGCCGGACGAGATTTTGTGGTGGTGACATTTAGCATTGATCCCGACGAATATTCAGAATTGGCAGCGGCCAAAAAAGTGAATTACGTCGATGGATACGGTCGAGAAGGTGGAGAAAATGGATGGCATTTTCTCACTGGAGACCCGGCATCAATAGACGCATTGACAAGGGCCATTGGATATCGCTACATATACGATCCCGAAACAGACGAATACGTTCACGCCAGCGGGATTGCAATTTTGACGCCCAAAGGAAAGATCGCCCGGTATCTATTTGGGGTCGAATTTGCGCCGCGGGATTTGCAACTGGGGCTTTTGGAAGCCGCACAAGATCAGATCAGTTCTCCAATTGATGCGATTTTGCTATATTGTTTTCAATACAATCCATTGACTGGCAAATATACGCTGGCAATTTATCGTCTGGTTCGCATTGCCGGTGTAATCACTGTAATTTGTATTTTAACATTTATTTTTATTATGGTGCGCCGAGAGCGCTCGCCATTACAGGCGAATTAA
- a CDS encoding cytochrome c — protein MMSNRKLANWVKIAHPARLVLALFMAMGCEGTTDIERLRQEMYNQSRFEPLEKNTFFADQRSSRPWIKGTVARGHLRTDAHLYTGMVDGNPAETFPFPITRDVILRGRERYNIYCSPCHGQEGDGRGMVVRRGMKQPPSYHIERLQNETPGYFFDVMTNGFGAMYSYASRIKPRDRWAIIAYIQALQLSQNATLDDVPADARQRLENE, from the coding sequence ATGATGTCGAACCGTAAATTAGCTAATTGGGTAAAAATTGCCCATCCCGCGAGACTGGTGCTCGCACTCTTTATGGCAATGGGGTGTGAGGGCACGACAGATATTGAGCGTTTGCGGCAAGAAATGTACAACCAGTCGAGATTTGAACCGCTGGAAAAAAATACTTTTTTTGCGGATCAGAGGTCCTCTCGGCCATGGATAAAAGGTACGGTTGCACGCGGCCATTTGCGTACAGACGCGCATTTATACACCGGGATGGTAGATGGTAATCCGGCGGAAACTTTTCCTTTTCCCATTACGCGCGATGTAATTCTCCGCGGCAGAGAACGCTACAATATCTATTGTTCCCCCTGCCATGGGCAGGAAGGTGACGGACGCGGGATGGTGGTGCGCCGCGGCATGAAGCAACCCCCATCGTACCATATTGAGCGCTTGCAAAATGAGACACCGGGTTACTTTTTTGATGTCATGACCAATGGTTTTGGCGCAATGTATAGCTATGCATCGCGTATAAAACCGCGAGATCGATGGGCTATTATAGCCTATATTCAGGCGTTACAACTGAGCCAGAACGCCACGCTGGACGATGTCCCTGCCGATGCGCGTCAGCGGCTTGAAAACGAGTAG
- a CDS encoding DUF3341 domain-containing protein has translation MAENLYGLLAEFDGPDELLKAAKGAYAEGYRKMDAYSPMPIHDLSESMGYDKHRVPIIVLICAILGACSGFGLQYWVSVIDYPLNVGGRPLLSWPSFIPVTFELGVLFSAFGALIGMLILNGLPRPYHPVFNVSNFERASGDGFFLCIEAEDPKFDISETRTFLESLKAKKVDDVEP, from the coding sequence ATGGCTGAAAATCTATACGGCCTTTTGGCCGAATTTGATGGTCCCGACGAATTGCTCAAAGCTGCAAAAGGTGCATATGCAGAAGGGTATCGCAAGATGGATGCTTATTCTCCAATGCCGATACACGATTTGTCGGAATCAATGGGTTATGACAAGCACCGCGTGCCCATCATTGTGTTGATCTGCGCGATTCTCGGTGCCTGTTCCGGCTTTGGGCTTCAGTACTGGGTATCTGTAATCGACTATCCGCTCAACGTGGGTGGTCGCCCCCTTTTGAGCTGGCCCTCTTTTATTCCCGTGACATTTGAACTCGGCGTGCTATTTTCCGCTTTCGGTGCATTGATTGGCATGCTCATCCTCAATGGTTTGCCGCGTCCCTATCACCCGGTTTTCAATGTCTCCAATTTTGAACGCGCCTCTGGCGATGGGTTCTTTTTGTGTATCGAAGCCGAAGATCCCAAATTTGATATTTCCGAAACCCGTACATTTCTCGAAAGCCTGAAAGCAAAAAAGGTAGATGATGTCGAACCGTAA
- the nrfD gene encoding polysulfide reductase NrfD: MGSPAPINDPTMPAPVLGPGQTYTTVTQRLSALITNRTPLGWLAALLIAGGILQLLMLSATWLLIKGTGIWGLNIPVGWGWAIINFVWWIGIGHAGTLISAILLLMRQQWRNSINRFAEAMTIFAVMCAGMFPLLHTGRPWVAAYWLLPYPNTMSVWPQFRSPLIWDVFAVGTYFTVSLIFWYLGLIPDFATLRDKAKHKISQIIYGVLSMGWRGSAKHWFNYEMAALLLAGVSTPLVLSVHSIVSLDFSVGLIPGWHATIFPPYFVAGAVYAGFAMVLTLGLPIRYFYGLHDYITDRHLNNMGKVMLATGLIVAYGYAMEQFFAWYSASPYEGYMMQNRTFGPYSGTYWSLILCNVAIPQLLWIKRVRLSPLWLFTISMFINVGMWLERFIIVVTSLHRDFMPSSWDMYHSTPWDWALYAGTIGFFLFMMILFIRVMPVINIFEIRQLVANKSEHAETASADD; encoded by the coding sequence ATGGGTAGTCCTGCACCTATAAACGATCCGACGATGCCAGCGCCGGTACTCGGTCCGGGGCAGACCTATACAACGGTGACGCAAAGACTCAGTGCGCTCATCACCAATCGCACGCCTCTGGGATGGCTCGCAGCGTTGTTGATTGCAGGTGGTATTTTGCAGTTGTTGATGTTGTCTGCAACCTGGCTGCTGATCAAAGGGACTGGCATCTGGGGCTTAAATATTCCCGTTGGCTGGGGCTGGGCAATTATCAACTTTGTCTGGTGGATTGGTATTGGGCATGCAGGCACATTGATTTCAGCTATTTTGTTGCTCATGCGTCAGCAATGGCGCAATTCGATCAACCGATTTGCCGAAGCCATGACCATTTTTGCCGTCATGTGCGCCGGTATGTTTCCACTGTTGCACACGGGGCGTCCCTGGGTAGCGGCTTACTGGCTGTTGCCCTATCCCAATACAATGTCTGTGTGGCCGCAGTTCCGCAGTCCGCTAATATGGGATGTATTTGCCGTTGGCACCTACTTTACAGTATCTCTGATCTTCTGGTATCTGGGCTTGATTCCCGATTTTGCCACCCTGCGCGACAAAGCCAAACACAAAATATCACAGATCATCTACGGCGTATTGTCAATGGGATGGCGAGGATCCGCCAAGCACTGGTTCAACTATGAAATGGCCGCGCTTCTCTTAGCGGGTGTATCGACGCCGCTGGTGCTATCCGTACACTCCATCGTGAGTTTGGACTTTTCCGTAGGACTGATTCCCGGCTGGCATGCAACCATCTTTCCACCCTATTTTGTGGCGGGTGCTGTATATGCCGGTTTTGCAATGGTGCTGACGCTGGGACTGCCCATTCGCTACTTTTACGGATTGCACGATTATATCACCGACCGCCATCTGAACAATATGGGCAAGGTGATGCTCGCCACCGGACTCATCGTGGCTTATGGCTATGCGATGGAGCAGTTTTTTGCCTGGTATAGTGCCAGCCCCTATGAAGGCTATATGATGCAAAATCGCACGTTTGGCCCTTATTCCGGAACTTACTGGTCATTGATCTTGTGCAATGTGGCTATCCCCCAATTATTGTGGATTAAACGAGTGCGCCTGAGTCCGCTATGGCTATTCACTATTTCGATGTTCATCAATGTGGGAATGTGGCTCGAGCGATTTATCATTGTGGTGACAAGTCTCCACCGCGACTTTATGCCTTCATCCTGGGACATGTATCACTCGACGCCGTGGGACTGGGCATTGTACGCAGGCACAATTGGATTTTTCCTCTTTATGATGATCCTGTTTATTCGGGTGATGCCCGTCATCAACATTTTTGAAATCCGCCAGTTGGTGGCAAATAAAAGCGAACATGCAGAAACTGCTTCTGCCGATGATTAA
- a CDS encoding TAT-variant-translocated molybdopterin oxidoreductase: MTRTAHKDGLDLSAIRERLSKREGQDYWRSLNELADTEEFRDYLHREFPEGASEWSDKVGRRKFLQVMGASLAFAGLTSCTRQPPEKIVPYIRAPEQIIPGKPLFFASALSQGGFARGVLVESHAGRPTKIEGNPAHPANPRSGNATFGPTDAITQAQILDLYDPDRSQVPIANGRASTWTRFSATLATEVAKLDLDQGQGLRLLTETVTSPVLVSQIRALLEKYPNARWHQFEPGTRDNVREGARMAFGEVVETQYHFEKAKRILSLDADFMDSGAASVRHARHVALGREVIDGQKADMNRIYVVESTPSNTGSFADHRLPLKASQVEGFVRAVATALGINAMGGNSAGHDTWLNALVKDLAAHRGASLVIAGDHQPPAVHALAHAINDALGNVGNTVTYTDPVEAEPTNQYASLKDLTVDMSEGRVSLLVVLGGNPVYNAPADLNFAAAYQEVTTRIHLGQSQNETSRLSHWHLPEAHALEAWGDTRAFDGTVSIVQPLIEPLYGGKSAAELVAMMLGDGRAGYDRVKEYWREQYKGTDFETAWQTWLHDGLVPDTALPERSVSTTENYGTPSQASEGLEVNFRLDPTIGDGRYANNGWLQELPKPHTRLTWDNAALIAPATAEAMGLQNGDVVALSANNRSVEAPIWIAPGHPANAVTVHLGFGRTAAGRVGNGVGFNAYALQTSDSPWIASGASMTKTGQTYPLACTQDHHSMEGRALVRSGTVDEYEKHPHFVHEMGHDPGPDANFFDGIHDNDGIAWGMAIDLNSCNGCNACTVACQSENNIPVVGKDEVLNGREMHWIRIDRYYKGDLDNPELYNQPVPCMQCENAPCELVCPVGATVHSAEGLNDMAYNRCVGTRYCSNNCPYKVRRFNFLHYADEETPSFKLQRNPNVTVRGRGVMEKCTYCVQRISAARIEAKVEDRELKDGDITTACQGACPADAIVFGDIKDPNSRVARLKAQQRNYGILTELNTKPRTTYLARLTNPNPEISQHG, encoded by the coding sequence ATGACACGCACAGCACATAAAGACGGTTTGGACCTCTCTGCGATTCGCGAACGCCTATCTAAGCGCGAGGGGCAGGATTATTGGCGCAGCCTGAATGAATTGGCCGATACGGAAGAATTTCGCGACTATTTGCACCGCGAATTTCCCGAAGGAGCTTCCGAATGGAGCGACAAAGTCGGTCGCCGCAAGTTTCTACAGGTAATGGGCGCGTCTCTGGCATTTGCCGGCTTGACATCGTGCACGCGCCAGCCGCCGGAAAAAATCGTCCCCTATATACGTGCGCCCGAGCAGATCATACCCGGTAAACCCCTGTTCTTTGCTTCGGCTCTCTCTCAAGGCGGATTCGCCCGGGGCGTACTGGTCGAAAGTCATGCGGGGCGTCCGACCAAAATAGAGGGCAATCCCGCACATCCCGCAAATCCTCGATCGGGAAATGCGACTTTTGGGCCCACAGATGCAATTACACAGGCTCAAATACTCGATCTCTACGACCCGGACCGCTCGCAGGTACCCATAGCAAATGGACGGGCGAGTACATGGACGAGATTTTCCGCTACCCTTGCCACCGAAGTGGCAAAACTCGATTTGGATCAGGGACAGGGATTGCGTCTATTGACAGAAACAGTGACCTCGCCAGTTTTGGTCAGCCAGATCCGCGCACTATTGGAAAAATATCCCAACGCAAGGTGGCATCAATTTGAGCCAGGCACGCGCGACAATGTGCGCGAAGGCGCCAGAATGGCTTTTGGCGAAGTCGTCGAAACGCAGTATCATTTTGAAAAAGCCAAACGCATCTTGTCTTTAGACGCCGATTTTATGGATAGCGGTGCGGCAAGTGTCCGACACGCTCGTCACGTTGCTCTGGGGCGCGAGGTCATCGACGGCCAAAAGGCCGATATGAATCGAATCTACGTCGTTGAATCCACCCCATCTAATACGGGGTCTTTTGCCGATCATCGCCTGCCATTGAAAGCCAGTCAGGTCGAGGGATTTGTCCGAGCAGTAGCTACTGCGCTGGGAATAAACGCAATGGGTGGCAATAGCGCTGGCCACGATACCTGGCTCAATGCACTGGTCAAAGACCTGGCGGCACATCGCGGCGCATCGCTGGTGATTGCCGGCGACCATCAACCGCCTGCTGTTCACGCACTCGCACACGCCATCAACGATGCGTTAGGCAACGTGGGTAACACCGTGACGTACACAGATCCAGTAGAAGCCGAGCCTACCAATCAATACGCTTCCCTCAAAGATTTAACCGTTGATATGTCAGAGGGCAGAGTTTCTCTGCTGGTGGTTCTGGGTGGCAATCCCGTTTACAATGCACCGGCAGACCTCAATTTTGCCGCTGCTTACCAGGAAGTGACAACGCGCATTCACCTGGGCCAATCTCAAAATGAAACCTCGCGATTGTCTCACTGGCATCTGCCCGAAGCACACGCATTAGAAGCCTGGGGCGATACACGCGCTTTTGACGGTACGGTTTCTATTGTCCAGCCATTGATTGAGCCGCTCTACGGTGGCAAGTCCGCCGCGGAACTGGTGGCTATGATGCTGGGGGATGGACGTGCAGGTTACGATCGGGTCAAAGAATATTGGCGTGAACAGTACAAAGGCACCGATTTTGAAACAGCCTGGCAGACATGGTTGCACGACGGATTGGTTCCCGATACGGCTTTGCCCGAGCGTTCTGTGAGCACGACCGAAAATTACGGCACGCCATCGCAGGCGAGTGAGGGACTCGAAGTGAACTTCCGCCTGGATCCCACAATTGGCGATGGGCGATATGCCAACAATGGCTGGCTGCAAGAATTGCCCAAACCCCATACGCGCCTCACCTGGGATAATGCGGCTTTGATCGCACCGGCAACTGCCGAGGCAATGGGGCTTCAAAATGGCGATGTGGTCGCATTGAGCGCGAATAATCGCTCGGTGGAAGCACCTATCTGGATAGCACCCGGGCATCCCGCAAATGCCGTTACCGTACATCTCGGCTTTGGACGCACCGCTGCCGGGCGCGTGGGTAATGGCGTTGGCTTTAATGCTTATGCACTTCAGACATCTGATTCACCGTGGATTGCATCGGGCGCGTCAATGACAAAAACGGGCCAGACGTATCCCCTGGCCTGCACGCAGGATCACCACAGCATGGAAGGCCGCGCGCTGGTGCGATCTGGCACAGTTGATGAATACGAAAAACACCCGCATTTTGTACACGAAATGGGACACGATCCCGGTCCCGATGCAAACTTTTTTGATGGGATTCACGACAACGATGGCATAGCCTGGGGCATGGCAATTGACCTGAATTCGTGCAATGGTTGCAATGCCTGCACAGTCGCCTGTCAGTCGGAAAATAATATCCCGGTAGTGGGCAAAGATGAGGTGCTCAACGGACGCGAAATGCACTGGATTCGCATCGACCGCTACTACAAGGGCGATCTGGACAACCCCGAACTTTACAACCAGCCCGTACCCTGTATGCAGTGCGAGAATGCACCCTGTGAACTCGTATGCCCCGTTGGCGCAACAGTACACAGTGCCGAGGGCTTGAACGATATGGCCTATAACCGCTGTGTGGGTACAAGGTATTGCTCAAATAACTGCCCCTATAAGGTGCGGCGCTTCAATTTCCTCCACTATGCCGATGAAGAAACACCGAGTTTCAAATTGCAGCGCAATCCCAATGTAACAGTTCGCGGTCGCGGCGTGATGGAAAAATGTACCTATTGTGTGCAGCGCATTAGTGCAGCGCGAATTGAGGCCAAGGTCGAAGATCGCGAATTGAAAGATGGGGATATTACAACCGCCTGTCAGGGTGCGTGCCCTGCAGATGCCATTGTATTTGGCGATATCAAAGACCCCAATAGCCGCGTGGCCAGGCTCAAAGCCCAACAGCGAAATTACGGCATTTTGACAGAATTAAATACCAAACCGCGCACCACGTATCTCGCGCGGTTGACCAATCCCAATCCGGAGATTTCACAGCATGGGTAG
- a CDS encoding cytochrome c3 family protein → MAQLFPRGSNAYARISIVVVLVVVGTGLTILLNTNRLHYTSDVLVAKKQPVPFSHKHHVAGVGLDCRYCHTSVEESSFANIPPVETCMTCHSQIWTESPLLEPIRESYRTGNPIEWVRIHDLPDFVYFNHSIHVHKGIGCQTCHGQVDEMPLMWKVNTLNMEWCLECHRAPEKYVRPREEVFNMAWKPMDERGHAVSQALLGAQLVQDYDINPSTDCSTCHR, encoded by the coding sequence ATGGCGCAGCTTTTTCCGCGTGGCAGTAACGCGTATGCCAGAATCAGTATTGTCGTGGTTCTGGTTGTTGTTGGAACGGGCCTCACCATTCTGCTCAACACCAACCGATTACACTACACATCCGATGTCCTGGTCGCAAAAAAACAGCCGGTTCCCTTCAGTCACAAACACCACGTGGCCGGCGTGGGCCTCGACTGTCGCTATTGTCACACTTCTGTAGAAGAATCTTCCTTCGCCAATATCCCCCCTGTTGAAACCTGCATGACCTGCCATTCTCAAATTTGGACAGAAAGCCCCCTTCTCGAACCCATCCGCGAAAGTTATCGCACGGGTAATCCCATAGAGTGGGTTCGCATTCACGATCTCCCCGATTTTGTCTATTTCAATCACAGCATTCACGTTCACAAAGGCATCGGATGTCAAACCTGTCACGGACAGGTCGATGAAATGCCACTAATGTGGAAAGTGAACACCCTCAACATGGAATGGTGTCTGGAATGTCACCGGGCACCCGAGAAATATGTGCGTCCCCGCGAAGAAGTTTTCAATATGGCCTGGAAACCAATGGATGAACGCGGACATGCGGTCTCTCAAGCCTTGCTGGGCGCACAACTGGTTCAAGACTACGATATTAACCCTTCCACGGATTGCTCGACATGTCATCGATGA
- a CDS encoding fatty acid desaturase, with product MNTQTENIGQGTLSDRDVFTEGPKYNKPPRKTRIKWYRCRVSRETLRELNKRSDFLGFAQTLGFLGVLTVAAGAAIYSSRHWPWYITALLVFINGHFWHFLVNGFHELVHDSVFKTRWLNRFFLRILSFLGWHNHHLFWASHTEHHKYTLHPPDDQEVVLPQKIDLKGLWKRAIVNHKYPYTLLKERFRNFTGYINRKNSWIGMLFPESDPERCRAYTRWERTLLIGHLSIAGISLAYGYWIVPLVITFPKMFGSWLQSLCNSAQHVGLQDEVPDFRLCCRTIYLNPLLQFLYWHMNYHTEHHMYAAVPCYKLGRLHRLIKHEMPYCTRGLRETWKQIAEILDRQAHDPNYQYIAELPTGDNRRNIEQHTADTRD from the coding sequence TTGAACACACAAACCGAAAACATCGGCCAGGGCACGCTCTCTGATCGAGACGTGTTCACAGAAGGTCCCAAATACAATAAACCGCCCAGGAAGACGCGGATCAAATGGTACCGCTGTCGTGTCTCCCGCGAGACATTGCGCGAACTCAACAAGCGAAGTGATTTCCTCGGCTTTGCTCAGACACTCGGTTTCCTGGGCGTGCTAACTGTTGCTGCGGGAGCGGCCATTTACTCATCGCGCCACTGGCCCTGGTATATCACTGCACTACTGGTCTTCATCAACGGGCACTTCTGGCATTTTCTGGTCAACGGCTTTCACGAACTGGTACACGACTCGGTCTTCAAGACCCGATGGCTCAATCGCTTCTTCCTCCGCATTTTGTCCTTCCTCGGCTGGCACAACCACCATCTATTCTGGGCCAGCCATACCGAGCACCACAAATACACCTTGCATCCCCCAGACGACCAGGAAGTCGTACTCCCTCAAAAAATCGACCTCAAAGGCCTGTGGAAGCGAGCCATTGTAAACCACAAATACCCCTACACATTGCTCAAAGAGAGGTTTCGGAACTTTACCGGCTATATCAACAGGAAAAATTCCTGGATTGGAATGCTCTTTCCCGAAAGTGATCCAGAGCGGTGTCGCGCCTACACCAGGTGGGAGCGCACCTTGCTCATCGGCCACCTCTCGATCGCGGGTATATCTCTGGCGTATGGGTACTGGATTGTTCCGCTGGTCATCACATTTCCGAAAATGTTCGGATCGTGGTTGCAATCCCTCTGCAACTCCGCACAGCACGTTGGGCTGCAAGACGAAGTACCGGATTTTCGCCTCTGCTGCCGCACGATTTACCTCAATCCCCTGCTCCAATTTCTCTACTGGCATATGAACTACCACACCGAACACCACATGTACGCTGCGGTTCCATGCTACAAACTCGGTCGGCTACACAGGCTGATCAAACACGAGATGCCCTACTGCACCCGCGGCTTGCGCGAAACGTGGAAACAAATTGCTGAGATTTTGGACAGACAGGCGCATGACCCCAATTACCAGTACATTGCCGAACTGCCCACAGGCGATAATCGGCGCAATATAGAACAACATACAGCGGACACTCGCGATTAA